The nucleotide sequence ctgccccatgatgagaaaaatttagggaagtttttggatactgcgaccgagagcatattcatcataaagcaaaaaggaaaaataggaagctctgctgacgtaatttgcagccttgcagctgtatgaaaagcatgtaaaaaaggcaagagctgtacagtccttacaagatgtactagagtttattgagcaacaatacaactcagtaaacGCCATTAAcaaaaataccgctcagcttgctacaagaaaagtgcaagttagatcgtgtgccttttgctctaagaatggccacgatatgataaagtgtctcaaattcagagcacaatcaatcgaaaaaagaaaagaattcgttcaaaagaacagcatgtgctttagatgctttggaaagcataatgctatcgactgcagaaaggaaatttcATGCAATCGGtgctccaaaagacacaacagccttcttcatgaagacacaaaacgcagtatcaacagcaatagccttaagcaaggccaagacacactattggctacagttgttgttttagtgaaaaaggttacaacgagttgagggcgcttattgacggtggatcccagaagacgctgatttcagaggaagcagcacaaatattaaggattcccagagtaagaagtactatagaggtcgaaggtatctcccagactactcaattatcaaaaaaaaatgtccacctgacgatcaaaccaaaaattccaagcagcttcaaagcatcaacggaagcattggttttaccaacactccatagagcccttcccagcaaaaagtttgatattgatatcaacaaagagtggaagggctacaggGTAGCAGAATTGACAGCgtgataggtgtggatctatttcccctgaatatgatggagaaaataaaaaccgtgaatggaatcttgggacaaaaaaccaaatttggatggattgtgtccggaaatataactcgagcagcaaagcacaaaattataagtgccactacaacaataaatctaaaggacctggatcgcttttgggaattggaagatgaagccgatgagacgattacacccaatgcaaaatgcgaaagaaaattccaagaaacaactgtcatcaacgaggaaggcagatttgtggtgtcaattccattccaccaagaggcaaagctgggggactctcgcaaacaggcaatggcaaggcttatgcaaatggaaaagaagtttaaaagaaacccaaagaactgggctgcatacaacgaattcatgaaagaataccttaagatgggacatatggaatctgtaaagacaacgggtcaaggtaaatactatttaccccatcaagcaatcatcaggcctggaagcttaactacgaagctacgagtgtttttgacgcatccgcaaagacgacaaatggactaagcctaaatgacgttattatagctggtcctaagattcaaaaggatatattcgatattctaattaaaaggcgcaagtggcaataagagacgacttttatatggatgacctcataactgggggagacacagtcaacgagtgctatgaacttcaaaggaaattgagacaagtgatggCAAgccggcatgcatctgcgaaaatgggttgcaaatgacgaacgtattttagccgacattcaggacgacggtgctacggagaaaatctgcattgaggagaatgaatcgatcaaaaccttaggacttcaatgggatccgaagaaggatacatttacgttttcggcagaaaacccaTAGGAGCCGTGCTGCACGCTTCCTTCTAAAATATAagactataaaaatataagattattaataaatataaatttatatgtgTTGTCCTTTCAAATATACTTATCAACTTAACCAAACTcactttttacaaaatattgatTATTTCGGGAATTTTCGTTGAACAAAACCAGATACTGCTATTCTAATGAAAAGCTTAAAAATTGAGACCTTGCTCAAGAATGTTATGGTTATAAGGATAACTTGGAAAACTAACGGGactttctttttatacccgttactagtagagtaaaagggtatactagattcgttgaaaactatgtaacagacagaaggaagcgtgtccgaccatataaagtatatatattcttgatcaggatcaatagccgagtcgatttggccatgtccgtctgtccgtccgtctgtctgtccgtatgaacgtcgagatctcaaggactacaaaagctagaaagttaagctagagattaagcatacagataCATACAGTgatagacgcagcgcaagtttggCGATTctcaacgcccacaaaccgcctaaaactgccacgcccacacttttgaaaaataatttgatatttattaatttttgtattggtcttgcaaatttctatcgatttgcaaaaaaaactttttgccacgcccacaaaccgcccaaagctgtcagtgttgaagactctccttcgcacttccactagctgagtaaagggtatcagatagtcggggaactcgactatagcgttctctcttgttttttctatatatacaGTCAATgttctgactgactgagtgagaCATTGAGTAAAACGGATTTGGCAAATGTGGTAACAGCATGAGTAAAAAATGTACTATACTCGAACGGCGAAGCAATGCACAAATGAATACTCGCGATGAGTACTCGGAATATCCGAGACGGCTTAATGTGCGCCGCATTGGCGACGTCAAATTTATTGcgtatttgttttttcgtttttgctttttcatACAAGAcatagaaaaatagaaaaccatgGAATAATCAATTACTGAATGCCGaaacataattttgtttatagtattaaaattgttaaattaaataaatgtctAGCATCTGAAAATGCTCTATTATTAATTTACTAAGAACTTACGCTTTCGTTTGAGCTCTGCATTCTCATCATTGCCTATGCAAGCCATGAACGAAATAATTGCCAAAATTTTATCCGAGTACTCTATACATTTACTCTGCATTCATTCACTTATTGTATCCATTCCGCtttgaattgaatttcacTCATTTCGCATACAACGAAAACAACGCAAACCAATACGCAATTCACTCATTTGAAACCGTTTCGGCACTCCGAATTGCGAGTCAGGCTTGTGAGTACTCAAATAACCGAAAATTTTGAGTCCACTCGTACAgacctttaaaaaaaaaacacccgACCCCACTATGAGTATCAAGAATAAGGACtctttttgtaataaaatttattggGAAACTAAATAAATGTAGGGCTagtttatttacaattatacATTACGTGGAGTTACTTATCTCTTTAAATTTACTGAAATTTctaaaagtgaaacaaaaaaagtttaaCAGTATAAAGTAACAATAATTCTTATTGCGAACCCccgttgtttttttttctttttttaatcCTGTTAATATAGAGTTAACCAACCCTGTTGTGGTCGGATCAAAACGTACTTAGTGTACACAACACGAGATTAAATTTAggttataaatattttcttaaaatattttatttcgctaCACGCCTTTACATGTTCTTCATTTTGTTTGGGAAATGCTATCACACAGCGTAAAAGAAACGTTAAATTTATTCAAGCAAGACGTAAGGCAAAACGATTAAGGGCTCATTGTTGTATGATTTTAACTGAAGAACCTGATGCCATTCTTTGAATTCTTGAATCCTAGTTAAGTTTTTATCAGAGATACTGGTAGAGGCTATGTCTGAAGATGTTCGAATCCCCGTACAGTACTCAACGCCAATTGATTGCAGCTTTATCGTTGATTCTAACGATTTCATGGGTTTACTACTGATGTTACTGAGCTCATTGGATAAATGTACATCTAAGTTGTTATTGTTACAATATCTAGTAATACCATCAGAATTCTCATTTTTAAGTGATTCGAGCGCTGTAATATGCGTAGATGGTTTCATATTGTCATAGGGTGCATTTTTCTGTTTCGTCAGTATACTATCGGCATATATTGAATTAAAAGATTCCagcattttgttgttttgaaAATCATTGCAATTATCAATCGTATCATTTATTACTTGGATTCCATCTTGAAAATCACTATCACTATCGCCTAATGAAGTTAACAGTGAATCTTCATCGTCTTCGAATTTGACCTCAGTCCCaggttttaaattatagttattgtaagttaaacatttttttggaTTAGCTTTCTTCGCGAAAGAAGTATTGTCAACTTCGCTATCATCATCATAACTTgagctgctgctactgctataatttaatattctgtctTTTATGCCTGAAGCATTATCCCTGGACAATTCGTGAGGAAAAAACAGTTTGTTGTGTAGCTTAACTTCTGAAGTGATATATGATGGCTTTGCTTTCGAATGaaacaaatgttttaattCTAGATCAATCATTTTACATTGACTTTTGCCAGGTTTTCGGACTGTACGCCGATAGGCAAAATGATCGCCTGTCCTGTTCGTTTTAGacaaatccttttttttttttgtaactgGAATTTCTGTTATACTTTGTGATATATTTGTATCTTTCAGACTAAAGTctaaaatagatttttttaaatttgctgtATTTGATGTAGAAGGAGGCGAAAATGCAGTCATAGAGTTTGCTGGAGAATTAATTTTACTTggagttttttttattgtcaATACAATGTGATTGCTGCAATTTTCCCCGTCACCTACTGGACGTTGAACAATAGCATATTCTTCATTATTACTGTTCTCGTactcatttttaaattcattttgtgTTCCATTTTCGCTGTCACTGCTGTTAAAATCACTAGGCAGATTTGAACAAGTTCCGTTTGAAGTAGTCCTTATTCGCTTTCGATCATgtttgttcttttttgtggcattctccaaatatattattttttttcttcgcttCATATCTTGTTTCTTGCTGTTTAATTCAgtgcttttattttgaaaattattatttaaatagttttgatCTTCCTTTCTACCAGAGTAGCCACTACTGCTAGAACTGCTATAGGGACTGTTACCTTGGCAACCGTGATTACTGCTTTTATCGCTGATGCCGTCATCACGCACTTTATCGTCGGCCAGCTTCAGTAAATTACAACTGATAGCATCAATGGAGAACGAATGCGACGGCGGTAATTTTTCGACGTTGGTATTGACATGCACGTGGTTTTCATTATGGCTGTACATAACAGAAGTTGAACCAGCAATATTAACTTTTAGAGGGTTGCAGTTCTTGAAGGAaggttttatattttcggGGCTTTCGaaattgtttgaaattatattattcGCAGCTGACGAggtaatacattttttgaaCCTTCGTCTAGCGCGACGACACGTTGGTAAACACTTAGCAACACCAAGAAATGGAGAAATTAaagatttaaaatttttcgCCCTATAAGGTTTAATACGTTTTAATGAACTTAGATCTTTTTTTATTCGATCTAATGTAAGAAGTCCATATTTTGGAACAACATCAGCTCCATTAGTCACTGTGTACGATTCCATGGTATCCATAAGTTTGTGCTTAGACTGAAAACTTGTAAATGATTCCACACTATCCCAATTACCATTTATGTTTggtatataataattatgcaACGCATTAATGTGAAAGCTGGTCACTTTGTTAGTTTGTATATAAAACCTTTGCCTCGCAACGCAATCAGGATCTTCGTGAACTGTAAAAACAGGAAGCATTGTATTTTGTGTTTCATTTGTTTCTCTGTCGTGATTAGAATTGTCTAGTTGAGCATCGGCGCTAAAATTAATGACATTTAACGAAACATTTTGCGGAGATACTTTAAAAGATAAGTTTTTAGTATCTGATTGATTATTTTTCGACTCTTCAGCTCTAGCAATAGGCTTTTGAATTTCGTtcctaataaaatataaaggaTCGTCGTTATCATCAAAATCCAGATCAAATATGGACTTTACTAATTTCGGCTGAGTGTCTTCACCATTAACAGAACGATGTGATATCGGAAAATTATCTTGATTGGTGTGGCAAGAAATTTTGTCTTTAGAATTTAAACTTTGTTTTGCATTGCACGACTCAATATCTGAAGTGGTATTATTGCATTCTCCTGATGTAGCTTGAACTTCTTCGATAACTATGCAAGTACAGGGTATTATTTGACCTTGATAGACTTTTTCAGTTTCGATTTCACTGAGAGGGCTGTTTAAGCTGTGAATTAGATGCATTAGTTGAGTGGTGATATCATTAACATTGTTGGGAATCAAGTTTTCCCTGTTCTTTGCTAACGGTAAGCTCTGAATAGAATTGCTATTGCTATCCAACGAAGTACATTCCTTTATCTCTTGTGATTTATTACTATCGTGTGATGGATCTGTAGTAACCGTATCACTATCCGTATTTGCCAGATCTGTAAGAAGAGAAATTATTAGTTTAAAACAAGTTTAGTTTAGTCTGAAGTGAACTTTTTCTAACTTATATAAAGAAAatctgtaaaaaaaaaaattgtacacGCCATTTTTGATGTACTCAAGgttgaaaatggaaaaagtttgCTATAAACTTCCACTTTAGAGGCGTTACATGCATATGCATTTTAAGTATCAACTTTCCACTTTTATAGAACCAATGTTTCCGACCAGATCAATGCGGAGAAAACCTTTTTTAGCGGTGCTCCGAACAAATAGCTTAATTTAGCTTCCAAACCAGAAAGCGGCGATTGTGCAATAttgttgctttatttatttttgcgcCGTTATTACAAACAATCTTCTGTCATAAAACTCaagtaaaatttattaaaataaataaatacacttattttaaaaataatttccccaagccacaattttaaaaaattaaaataaaatgtttgccaatcGAAAACTTGTGTTTTTTCATCCGATAACCACTCACTCAATATCGAAATCGATTGTGAAACTGCTCAAAACTGTGAATTTGTATGCTGTACAATAGTATTTTCGGAGCTCCcctgaatatatatattttgttttcgtaTACTTTAAAACGAGTTATGATAATCATTAAATGTTACGCTTTTTTGATTATTCAACCGTTAATTGTTCTTACCATCTACTTTACTTGCAAATATAGCACTTCCAGAATACGTTTCCAATATATGTGGAGAATGCATTGAAGTGTCTGGAAAGATTTTGATAAAATTTATATGTAAAAGTTTATCAgttacaaaaaacaaacctGAGCAAGAAGAAGTTGGTCTCGGAAATGTATTATGCGAGGTCAGATCTCGATTTGTTGACGAACTTGAAAGATTACTCGTAGATGATTGCATAGAAACACTCGATTTTCTGCTctgaatttcattaaaaagttCCTTAGTAGTCTTAACCTTTTTAACAGTTGAGcaaccaaaaaatatttgttgagACAGGCTTGATGATTCCTTTGCAATAAGTGAGTCTACTCCTTTTGACCCTTTTTTCCTACCACGTCGTTTTGGGATCTGGGAAGGCGAATTGCTTTCCAAATACTCATGTCTAGTGTTCGACTCATAGCCGATACTGACCGTAGGGATAGGCATCTGATTCTCGGTTGCATTAGTTAACTGAGCATCAACTAAATTTTCAGCTTTCTTTACTTCGCATTCAGTTGAAGGCGATAAACGACTACATGATGCGTTTGAATCGTAAGCGGAATATTCATCTATTTTATGTGTCTCTGACTCGGTGCCTCGAAATACACTATTTTGTCCGGTCACAAAGATTGTGTTTTTATGGTTTGAAAGATCCAAATGATTAACTGACTTAAACCTGCCGGTAAAGGTCAATTCGTTTGAGTTTAGTCGATATTTATTCTGCGAATAACTCGAGGTAGCATCTCCAGATAAAATTGAGCTCATTGAGCTGTTTGAAAGGGAAAATatttctgaaaataaaattacattttaatattaataatagagTACTTTAAAAGTTACTCGGATTATAAAAATTGGGTTACGATTTGTATTGATGTATTTAGGAAATTTGTTGCTTTAAGTCTGGGACTGAACAAACCCATGAGCCGAAGCTATTAAAGATTTAAACCATAATGTTTGTGACAGAGGTCTGCATGAATACAGTCAAAGCAGCATTTGGTACTCTTACTCAAAGTTCTGACTTACTGAGTGAGACATTGAGTAAAACGGATTTGGCAAATGTGGTAACAGCATGAGTAAAAAATGTACTAAGCTCGAACGGCGAAGCAAATTAGTACTCGCGAACGAGTACTCTGAATATCCGAGACGGCTTAATGTGCGCCGCATTGGCGACGTCAAATTTATTGCgtatttgcttttttgtttttgtcttgctttttaatacaagacatagaaaaatagaaagaCATGGACAAATCAATTACTGAATGCAGAAACATAAGTTTGTTTAATCTATCagaattgttaaattaattaaatttctagcATCTGAAAATGCTCTATTATTTATGTGTTATTCTATTTACACATATATtatgtatctacatatattatgttgtacatatgtacgcaATTTACTAAGAACTTACGCTTTCGTTCGAGCTCTGCATTCTCATCATTGCCTGTACTATTGCCTGTATtatgtatctacatatattatgttgtacatatgtacgcaATTTACTAAGAACTTACGCTTTCGTTCGAGCTCTGCATTCTCATCATTGCCTATGCAAGCCATGAACGAcgaaattgccaaaattttATCCGAGTACTCCAAACATTTACTCTGCATTCACTCATTTTATCCATTCCGCTTTGGATTGAATTTCACTCATTTCGCATACAACGACAAAAACGCTAACCAATGCGCAATTCACTTATTTGAAACCGTTTCGGCACGCCGAATTGCGAGTTAGGCTTGTGAGTACTTAAATAACCGAAAATTTTGAGTGCACTCGTGCAGACCTCTTATTTAAAGTATATTCCCAAAACCAGAAacttttactttacttttaattttttgctttgtttttctgATTGCAATAGAATCTTATTTTTAAGTCCtgaattcatttttaaacattcATTCATTCTGTTAAACAGATCGATGTAAGAAGCTTTAGTATTACTACTTTTGGAATAACATGCTATTATAGCGGAAAACCGCTATAAATAACTACATTTCCTACGCCTATGATTTCTAAACTCCTGAGACTGGAGAGTTTTGCTGTTAGGATTTATATGCTTTTTACATTATGTTATCTAGGTACAAcagattaaattaaaatccGGTATAATGATAGACAAtcaaacacacatacaaatgAGT is from Drosophila yakuba strain Tai18E2 chromosome 4, Prin_Dyak_Tai18E2_2.1, whole genome shotgun sequence and encodes:
- the LOC6523745 gene encoding mediator of RNA polymerase II transcription subunit 26; the encoded protein is MNQIQIQELTTHLSQALDQNYDVVNMDTVLSVICALEGTTITKEQLEATRLAKYINQLRRRTKNEHLARRAKSLLKKWREMVGIQQNATEHMAHPSQTSSSQPALDLAKSPINSFISEPIAPSQEIVSDKHSNMDSADPPPLSVYTRLHPNFSNLVNGLNNTDRQENMAITTLHTHKEKRNSHPIRSSHVASLPIALDHSINSVFNLTNDSTVKIIEAPVVIDIASDSDENDNHSSLNQEKSKSMVPAPLLIPSTPSSRHRKLKKEKKSKDREGQVATNTRFGAKVSDGFQQAALTADAEIFSLSNSSMSSILSGDATSSYSQNKYRLNSNELTFTGRFKSVNHLDLSNHKNTIFVTGQNSVFRGTESETHKIDEYSAYDSNASCSRLSPSTECEVKKAENLVDAQLTNATENQMPIPTVSIGYESNTRHEYLESNSPSQIPKRRGRKKGSKGVDSLIAKESSSLSQQIFFGCSTVKKVKTTKELFNEIQSRKSSVSMQSSTSNLSSSSTNRDLTSHNTFPRPTSSCSDTSMHSPHILETYSGSAIFASKVDDLANTDSDTVTTDPSHDSNKSQEIKECTSLDSNSNSIQSLPLAKNRENLIPNNVNDITTQLMHLIHSLNSPLSEIETEKVYQGQIIPCTCIVIEEVQATSGECNNTTSDIESCNAKQSLNSKDKISCHTNQDNFPISHRSVNGEDTQPKLVKSIFDLDFDDNDDPLYFIRNEIQKPIARAEESKNNQSDTKNLSFKVSPQNVSLNVINFSADAQLDNSNHDRETNETQNTMLPVFTVHEDPDCVARQRFYIQTNKVTSFHINALHNYYIPNINGNWDSVESFTSFQSKHKLMDTMESYTVTNGADVVPKYGLLTLDRIKKDLSSLKRIKPYRAKNFKSLISPFLGVAKCLPTCRRARRRFKKCITSSAANNIISNNFESPENIKPSFKNCNPLKVNIAGSTSVMYSHNENHVHVNTNVEKLPPSHSFSIDAISCNLLKLADDKVRDDGISDKSSNHGCQGNSPYSSSSSSGYSGRKEDQNYLNNNFQNKSTELNSKKQDMKRRKKIIYLENATKKNKHDRKRIRTTSNGTCSNLPSDFNSSDSENGTQNEFKNEYENSNNEEYAIVQRPVGDGENCSNHIVLTIKKTPSKINSPANSMTAFSPPSTSNTANLKKSILDFSLKDTNISQSITEIPVTKKKKDLSKTNRTGDHFAYRRTVRKPGKSQCKMIDLELKHLFHSKAKPSYITSEVKLHNKLFFPHELSRDNASGIKDRILNYSSSSSSSYDDDSEVDNTSFAKKANPKKCLTYNNYNLKPGTEVKFEDDEDSLLTSLGDSDSDFQDGIQVINDTIDNCNDFQNNKMLESFNSIYADSILTKQKNAPYDNMKPSTHITALESLKNENSDGITRYCNNNNLDVHLSNELSNISSKPMKSLESTIKLQSIGVEYCTGIRTSSDIASTSISDKNLTRIQEFKEWHQVLQLKSYNNEPLIVLPYVLLE